From Toxorhynchites rutilus septentrionalis strain SRP chromosome 2, ASM2978413v1, whole genome shotgun sequence, a single genomic window includes:
- the LOC129771915 gene encoding LOW QUALITY PROTEIN: myosin-11-like (The sequence of the model RefSeq protein was modified relative to this genomic sequence to represent the inferred CDS: inserted 1 base in 1 codon) encodes MSSKISCTLSAQENVFDFMDNFIKTVPEKSTASQPRKVEEVVEVGEGRKKGDSPVEVLVESKQPQTKLGNRRILKMKQQLSKQNNFIVDLKKKIREFESLKPKSISDQEQLAFLRNRLVKENDCLKKLLQCIIDEQKKDKDLAWERIRICSDPLDDICRNPWILGNVARPDRMTSIDSTLSSLSSTVMVGEVQDVSQGDVHKTLQKELMNRDRIIGILQSRIEXSADVMKVRRDNEAILERNPRQTKFCEADMLSRLQFYKDNTDALERNLNQMGAALNVIRLELGPNLTGEIQNPVDCTQYASQAKSSRASEGMRRSLGTSKGEDDQYNTLLKEYTKKSEECKNLTDRLAKSCSCENETPEKTELQLLKNRCSELLDEQEEFKILIKEQAEQLDEYRNKYLAAQQTVEEQNLRMEKMNVTNRRIEEQINMEIQRIKTKFQDKLRQLTPFPRLLEAEEQKVRDLRGSNEKLLEKLKRAAKQIKSLENRLHNAHTAQNIELEKANNLLKVEVEQLTETMRDEESKREKLKEQLTAGQKELEEVRTETSKIIGRMNERALEDRRTAQTQRQTLEMELAQCRAAAAVTISNRDEALREMQSQIGVLAASFEDAQNQIRALHNQLAFMRNEQLKVRA; translated from the exons ATGAGTTCAAAAATTTCTTGCACTTTGTCGGCCCAGGAAAACGTTTTCGATTTCATGGACAATTTCATCAAAACTGTTCCGGAGAAATCCACAGCGTCGCAACCTAGGAAGGTTGAAGAAGTTGTAGAAGTTGGAGAAGGACGAAAAAAGGGTGATTCGCCTGTAGAAGTCCTAGTTGAGTCGAAACAGCCGCAGACCAAGCTAGGCAACCGACGGATCCTGAAGATGAAACAACAATTGTCAAAGCAGAACAACTTCATCGTTGACTTGAAGAAGAAAATACGGGAGTTCGAATCGTTGAAGCCCAAATCCATCTCGGACCAGGAACAGCTGGCATTCCTGAGAAATAGACTCGTCAAGGAGAATGATTGCTTGAAGAAACTCTTGCAATGCATCATTGACGAGCAGAAGAAGGATAAGGACCTCGCTTGGGAGAGGATTCGCATCTGTAGTGACCCTCTCGATGATATATGTCGCAATCCTTGGATTTTGGGGAATGTTGCCCGGCCCGACCGGATGACTTCGATTGATTCCACCCTATCATCGCTCAGTTCAACGGTAATGGTGGGCGAAGTCCAGGATGTGAGTCAAGGCGATGTGCACAAAACGCTACAAAAGGAGCTGATGAATCGCGACCGCATAATAGGGATTCTGCAGAGCCGGATTG GGTCTGCTGACGTGATGAAGGTGCGACGTGATAATGAAGCTATCTTGGAAAGAAACCCTAGGCAGACTAAATTTTGTGAAGCTGATATGTTGAGCAGGTTGCAGTTCTACAAGGACAACACGGATGCTCTCGAACGGAATCTCAATCAAATGGGGGCAGCTTTGAACGTTATTCGATTGGAACtgggtccgaatttgacaggtgaaattcaaaatcctGTAGATTGCACTCAGTATGCGTCGCAAGCTAAGAGCTCTAGAGCTAGCGAAGGGATGAGACGATCGCTTGGAACCTCGAAGGGTGAGGATGACCAGTACAACACCCTTCTGAAGGAATATACAAAAAAGTCCGAGGAATGCAAAAATCTTACCGATCGACTAGCAAAATCTTGCTCGTGTGAGAATGAAACTCCAGAGAAGACGGAATTACAGCTCTTGAAAAACAGATGCTCGGAGCTGCTCGATGAGCAGGAGGAGTTCAAAATACTCATCAAAGAACAGGCGGAGCAGTTGGATGAGTACAGGAATAAATATTTAGCGGCTCAGCAAACAGTTGAGGAACAAAATCTTCGAATGGAAAAGATGAATGTGACGAATCGTAGAATAGAAGAACAAATAAATATGGAAATACAGCGAATAAAAACCAAATTCCAAGATAAATTACGCCAATTGACGCCGTTTCCACGACTTTTGGAGGCCGAAGAACAAAAGGTCAGAGATTTGCGAGGGTCCAACGAAAAGCTTCTAGAAAAGCTGAAAAGGGCAGCTAAGCAGATAAAATCACTGGAAAATCGTTTACACAATGCCCACACggctcaaaatattgaactggaGAAAGCTAATAATCTGCTGAAAGTGGAGGTGGAACAGCTAACCGAAACGATGCGCGATGAAGAATCCAAACGGGAGAAATTGAAAGAACAGCTCACAGCCGGACAGAAGGAACTGGAAGAGGTGCGAACTGAAACGTCCAAGATCATTGGTAGGATGAATGAAAGAGCTCTGGAGGATCGAAGGACAGCCCAAACACAGCGTCAGACATTGGAGATGGAGTTGGCACAATGTCGTGCGGCGGCTGCTGTAACCATAAGCAACCGCGATGAAGCTCTACGGGAGATGCAAAGTCAGATAGGAGTGTTAGCGGCCAGTTTCGAGGATGCCCAAAATCAAATACGAGCCCTTCACAACCAGTTGGCGTTCATGCGGAACGAGCAGCTCAAAGTGCGTGCTTAA